In Bacteroidales bacterium, the genomic stretch GACTTCCTGGCTGGCTATTACGGTGCAGCTGCCCCTTACCTGGAAGATTATATCGGGATACTGCATGACGAGCTGGAAAGTCCGGGGGATAACCTGTGGATTTATGGCTATCCGTACAGCGGTATTGATAGTTATTTACGACCTCATCTTATCCCATTTTACCAGGATCTGTTTGACAAAGCAGAAAAAGCAGTTGAATATTATCCGGAAATCCTTGATCGCGTCAGGTTTGCCCGTTTGCCGCTCGATTTTGCCATCCTGGATATTTCACTCCACCAGGCAGACCTGGAATTGTCATGGTTTTTGGAAGAAGATGGCGGGTACGGACCGAAAGAGGAAATGGTTAACCTGCTGGACACTTTTGTCAACAGGTGTAACCGGCTGCATGTCGCAATGCTGAATGAAAAGGGCACAACACCTGATGATTACCGGCTGATGGTCAGGCAATATCTCATAAAAAATGCTGATCGCCACCTGGCTATTGATAAGGAAGTCACTTTGCTGACCCCATTCAGCCCGAAATACGAAGCGGGTGGCGCTAAAGCTCTGACGGACGGGCTAAAAGGGATTGATGATTATCATTTTAACTGGCTTGGGTTTGAAGGAGAAGACCTGGAAGCAATCATAGACCTGGGAAAAGAAACCGTCATCCGGGAAATCAGTGTTGATTTCCTGCAGGATGTCCAATCATGGGTTTTCCTGCCAAAACAATTCACGGCTTCATATTCTACAGACGGTGAACAGTTTACTGAAATAGGAACCGTTGAGAATATTACTCCTGACAATAAAACCGGGGCATTTATAAAGACCTTCACAATCCCTGCAGAAAATATTAAAGCCAGGTACATTAAAGTCAAAGCTGAGTCCCTGAAAATCTGCCCTGGCTGGCATATCGGCTCCGGAAAAAAATCATGGATCTTTACGGATGAAATTGTTGTGAAATGAAAAAATATCTGTCTCCGCCTGAACCCCGGGGCCTATGATTTTCAAGGATTAATAAGCTTCTCCAGGTTCTCAATATAATCCAGCGAATCATCTTCAAAGAATTCAAGCTGGGGAATGATCCTGACCTGTTTGCGGATTCGGTTTCCGAGCCTGTAGCGGAATTCAGACGTATGGGCCTTTATGTTATCCATGGTGGCCTTTTTATCTTTCACACCGAAAACACTAAGGTAAA encodes the following:
- the rbfA gene encoding 30S ribosome-binding factor RbfA encodes the protein MESTRQQKMARMLLKELGEILEQEMRGTFHGALITVTKVNVSKDLSIARFYLSVFGVKDKKATMDNIKAHTSEFRYRLGNRIRKQVRIIPQLEFFEDDSLDYIENLEKLINP